In Deltaproteobacteria bacterium, a single window of DNA contains:
- a CDS encoding TatD family hydrolase has translation MIDSHCHLDNEIFASDREAVLSRARAVGINAIVVPAVDVASWQNILKLAQQNHQPQCYVALGLHPVSLLSNNQADDLKNLIKLDALARTSNIVAIGECGLDASIDLELASFTRQEIILHYQIDLAFELDLPLILHARGKAAYRRLAALLNETGVPNAGAVIHSYSGGVHMLSDFQHDHLYFGVTGPVTYPDTRRVHASVQAISLQRLLIETDAPDQTPVGHRPGRCEPAYLNDIAVAVATIRNKKIEKIKAITQENTCALFRINPLVNTP, from the coding sequence ATGATCGACTCACATTGTCATCTTGATAACGAAATTTTTGCTTCTGACCGTGAAGCCGTTCTTAGTCGAGCACGAGCTGTAGGTATTAATGCTATCGTTGTACCAGCAGTCGATGTTGCCTCGTGGCAAAATATTTTAAAATTAGCCCAACAAAACCATCAGCCTCAATGCTATGTTGCTTTAGGATTACACCCAGTTAGTCTACTATCTAACAACCAAGCCGATGATCTAAAAAACCTCATTAAATTAGATGCGCTCGCGCGCACGAGCAATATCGTAGCCATTGGCGAATGCGGTCTTGATGCTAGTATTGATCTTGAACTTGCTTCTTTTACTCGCCAAGAAATCATTCTTCACTATCAAATCGATTTAGCATTTGAACTTGATTTGCCGTTAATTCTTCATGCTAGAGGTAAAGCCGCTTATCGTAGGCTAGCTGCGTTACTAAATGAAACCGGTGTACCAAATGCTGGAGCGGTTATTCATTCATATAGTGGTGGCGTCCATATGCTGAGTGATTTTCAACATGATCACCTTTATTTTGGCGTTACCGGCCCGGTAACTTACCCTGATACACGTCGCGTACATGCCAGTGTACAAGCAATCTCATTACAACGTTTACTTATTGAAACTGATGCTCCGGATCAAACGCCTGTAGGTCATAGGCCAGGGCGCTGTGAACCCGCATATCTTAACGATATCGCCGTAGCAGTTGCGACAATACGTAATAAAAAAATTGAAAAAATTAAAGCAATAACCCAGGAAAACACTTGCGCGTTATTTCGAATTAACCCTTTGGTAAACACTCCATGA
- a CDS encoding response regulator transcription factor, with the protein MDLSDERKYLLIVEDEEHLASALKLNFELEGYDVDLARTTREVGALLMSAPGYDAIILDITLPDGNGFDLCRRLRDANNLAPILMLTARNSAEDRVQGLDAGADDYVTKPFELNELLARVRSMLRRRRWDVNSDNGIGEAVLEFGTARVNFQTQEVLVGTNAVKLTTLELELLRYFARNPGRVIGRDELLEEVWKLKNFPNTRTVDNFIVRLRKHFEPDPEKPIHFVSHRGSGYKFIPSPN; encoded by the coding sequence ATCGATTTGAGTGACGAAAGAAAATATTTATTGATTGTCGAAGATGAAGAACATTTAGCTTCAGCGCTTAAATTAAATTTTGAACTCGAGGGCTATGATGTCGATTTAGCTCGTACTACTCGCGAAGTTGGCGCACTACTCATGTCAGCACCAGGTTATGATGCGATTATTCTTGATATCACGTTGCCTGATGGTAATGGTTTTGATTTATGCCGTCGTTTACGTGATGCCAATAACTTAGCACCAATTCTTATGCTGACCGCTCGTAATAGTGCTGAAGATCGCGTGCAGGGTCTTGACGCTGGTGCTGATGATTATGTCACTAAACCTTTTGAATTAAACGAACTACTAGCGCGGGTTCGTTCAATGCTACGTCGTCGACGCTGGGATGTAAATTCTGATAATGGTATTGGTGAAGCAGTACTTGAGTTTGGGACAGCACGAGTAAACTTTCAAACCCAAGAAGTATTAGTAGGTACAAACGCGGTGAAACTTACGACCCTTGAGCTTGAACTGCTACGTTATTTTGCACGCAACCCTGGTCGTGTTATCGGTCGTGATGAGTTGCTTGAAGAAGTATGGAAGCTTAAAAATTTTCCTAATACACGCACTGTAGATAATTTTATTGTGCGCTTGCGTAAACACTTTGAACCGGATCCCGAAAAACCTATTCACTTTGTGTCGCATCGCGGTTCGGGATATAAATTTATTCCATCGCCAAACTAA
- the nadA gene encoding quinolinate synthase NadA, with amino-acid sequence MSANDTLLQKTTEESLPEDLFAAIEKLKREREAVILAHYYQDADIQDLADTIGDSLVLARAAQKSSAKVIVFCGVHFMAETAKILSPDKKVILPDVNAGCSLAQGCPKEEFVKFKAEHKGHVVVSYINTTAAIKALSDYVCTSGNAKAVIEAIPKEQPIIFGPDKNLGRYLSEQTGRKMVLWPGTCVVHETFNERRVLELLEQNPGAELIAHPECEEPVLRHAHYIGSTKAMLDYTQKSPVQTFIVATEIGILHQMRKASPSKNFIVAAPATLTEASCGCSTCEYMKLNTLEKLYLCLRDMRPEIELAPELIAAAQKPIKRMVAIG; translated from the coding sequence ATGAGTGCAAATGACACATTGCTACAAAAAACCACAGAAGAATCGTTACCTGAGGATCTTTTTGCAGCTATAGAAAAACTTAAACGTGAACGTGAAGCAGTCATTTTAGCACATTATTACCAGGATGCGGATATTCAGGATCTTGCCGATACTATTGGAGATTCTTTGGTTTTAGCCAGGGCGGCACAAAAATCGTCAGCGAAAGTAATTGTCTTTTGTGGTGTACATTTTATGGCCGAAACCGCTAAAATACTTTCTCCTGATAAGAAAGTGATTTTGCCGGATGTTAATGCGGGGTGCTCGCTTGCACAAGGCTGCCCAAAAGAAGAGTTCGTAAAATTTAAAGCAGAACATAAAGGGCACGTAGTGGTAAGCTACATTAATACTACTGCAGCAATTAAGGCTTTATCAGACTATGTTTGCACCTCTGGCAATGCAAAAGCGGTAATTGAAGCTATACCTAAAGAACAACCTATTATATTTGGCCCCGATAAAAATCTTGGCCGCTATTTGTCTGAACAAACTGGACGAAAAATGGTTTTATGGCCGGGGACATGCGTTGTGCATGAAACTTTTAATGAACGTCGAGTACTTGAACTGTTAGAACAAAATCCTGGCGCAGAGCTCATTGCCCATCCAGAATGTGAAGAACCGGTGCTGCGCCATGCACATTATATTGGTTCAACTAAAGCTATGCTTGATTATACGCAAAAAAGTCCAGTACAGACTTTTATAGTTGCTACTGAAATCGGTATTTTACATCAGATGCGTAAAGCTTCACCGAGTAAGAATTTCATTGTAGCGGCGCCAGCTACCCTCACAGAAGCATCATGTGGTTGTAGCACTTGTGAGTATATGAAGCTTAATACTTTAGAAAAGTTATATTTATGCTTACGTGATATGCGACCTGAGATTGAGTTAGCGCCAGAATTA
- a CDS encoding HAMP domain-containing histidine kinase, protein MKYHIHHRSISLPIILGSIAVALTIALLVGWTLVSLQNIAITRRAVQNTWLLIAGLVSFSIILSVVILFSVFLIHEILEVRRQTTFIDSVTHELKSPLASIKLGLETLARPNLTEPQVKNLRHMMLSDVDRLTTFIDDILEASRLSHGRRSFTLSEVYLNDLAQRCVESLSARYKLKPNSVKINIADNLLINSDATAIETIIKNLLDNGIKYSNDPIEVIISAKNNKNVTIIEVKDHGIGIAPKNQKRLFERFYRVPNEMVYKRNGTGLGLFVVASLVRNLQGSLRVHSDGIKQGTSFCVELPLASKTTRGSI, encoded by the coding sequence ATGAAATATCATATACATCATCGTTCTATATCATTACCTATTATTCTCGGCAGTATTGCTGTCGCCCTAACTATCGCTTTACTAGTTGGTTGGACCTTAGTTAGTTTACAAAATATCGCCATTACTCGACGCGCAGTACAAAATACTTGGCTGCTAATTGCTGGTTTGGTGTCGTTTAGCATTATTTTAAGTGTCGTTATATTATTTAGTGTTTTTTTAATTCACGAAATTCTTGAAGTTAGACGCCAAACAACCTTTATTGATTCAGTTACTCACGAACTTAAAAGCCCGTTAGCATCAATCAAACTTGGGCTTGAAACTTTAGCACGCCCTAATCTAACTGAGCCACAAGTTAAAAATTTACGACATATGATGCTAAGTGATGTTGATCGTCTTACAACTTTTATTGATGATATTCTTGAAGCTAGTCGTTTATCCCATGGTCGGCGCAGTTTTACCCTTTCAGAAGTATACTTAAATGATTTAGCCCAACGTTGCGTTGAAAGTTTATCTGCACGTTATAAGCTAAAACCTAATTCAGTAAAAATTAATATTGCTGATAATTTACTTATCAATAGTGATGCCACTGCAATTGAAACCATTATTAAAAATCTCTTAGATAATGGAATAAAATACTCAAATGATCCTATCGAAGTCATTATCTCTGCTAAAAATAATAAAAATGTAACCATTATTGAAGTAAAAGATCATGGCATTGGCATTGCGCCTAAAAATCAAAAACGTTTATTCGAACGCTTCTATCGCGTTCCTAACGAAATGGTATATAAACGCAATGGTACTGGCTTGGGGTTGTTCGTAGTAGCGTCATTAGTACGCAACCTTCAAGGAAGTTTGCGTGTTCATTCTGATGGTATTAAACAAGGCACCAGCTTTTGCGTAGAATTACCCCTGGCCAGCAAAACTACAAGAGGATCGATTTGA